From Bacillus sp. FSL K6-3431, the proteins below share one genomic window:
- a CDS encoding DMT family transporter: MNTPKINPYIVLTIGVLSVSTSAIFVKLSTAEAGVIAFYRMFFSVLIMLPFLSRRYLYELRTITKKDWLFTIIAGIFLAFHFILWFESLNYTSVASSTVLVTLQPLFAFIGTFIFFKEKFSAKAVICAIVAVVGSVVISWGDFRISGMALYGDFLALIACALITAYLLFGQTVRQRLSLIVYTFLVYLISSIVLFLYVIVMGDTLFPYPSSDWIYFLLLAIVPTLFGHTLFNWSVKWLSTSTISMAILFEPVGAALLAFYILDENILGTQIIGGLIIIISVSLFLYNDRRLKTIDQKINELTHLNK; the protein is encoded by the coding sequence ATGAATACACCTAAGATCAATCCATATATTGTTTTAACGATTGGCGTATTATCCGTCTCTACATCCGCGATATTTGTAAAGCTTTCTACTGCGGAGGCCGGAGTTATCGCTTTTTATCGCATGTTTTTCAGTGTTTTAATTATGTTACCATTTTTATCCCGGAGGTACCTATATGAACTTCGGACAATAACTAAAAAGGATTGGCTTTTTACAATTATAGCAGGTATATTTTTAGCATTTCATTTTATACTTTGGTTTGAATCTTTAAATTATACATCAGTCGCAAGTTCCACAGTTCTAGTGACACTTCAACCACTTTTCGCTTTTATCGGTACGTTTATTTTCTTTAAAGAAAAGTTTTCTGCCAAAGCAGTAATTTGTGCAATAGTAGCGGTAGTTGGTAGTGTTGTTATCAGTTGGGGAGACTTCAGAATAAGTGGAATGGCTTTATATGGTGACTTTTTAGCTTTGATTGCATGCGCGTTAATAACTGCCTACCTTTTATTTGGACAAACTGTAAGGCAGAGATTATCACTTATTGTCTACACTTTTCTTGTTTATTTAATTAGTTCCATCGTTTTATTCCTATATGTAATAGTTATGGGGGATACATTATTTCCCTATCCATCATCTGACTGGATATATTTTTTATTACTTGCTATTGTTCCTACTTTATTTGGACATACACTTTTTAACTGGTCCGTAAAATGGTTAAGTACTTCGACTATATCAATGGCAATATTATTTGAACCTGTTGGTGCAGCATTACTAGCTTTTTATATATTGGATGAAAATATCCTAGGGACACAGATAATTGGTGGGTTAATCATAATAATTAGTGTATCTTTATTTTTATATAATGATAGAAGACTTAAAACAATTGACCAAAAGATTAACGAGTTAACACATTTAAATAAATAA